The Mycobacterium sp. EPa45 genomic interval TACTGGATGGCACAGGCTTGCGGTCGCGTCATGCAGGCCGGGAGCTCGATCATCAATATTTCCAGCATTCTTGGCATCACGACCGGCGGTCTGCCGCAGGCCGCGTACAGCGCGTCGAAAGCCGCCGTGATCGGCCTGACCAGGGATCTGGCCCAACAGTGGGGACCGCGCAAGGGAATTCGCGTCAATGCCCTCGCTCCCGGCTTTTTCCAGAGCGAGATGACCGACGAATATCAGCCCGGCTACCTCGAGACCCAGCTACCACGCGTCATGCTGGGCAGAATGGGGGATCCCGCCGAATTGGCCGCTACCGCAGTCTGGCTCGCGTCGCCGGCTGGTGGGTATGTGACGGGCCAGACAATTGTTGTCGACGGCGGGCTGACCATCACCTAGTGATAACGATCACGCGTCAGTTCAGCGCCTCTTAGGACTCTCACATGATTGTGACACCCGCCCTTAAGACCGATCTGGGACTCTCGTTTCATGGGGTTCGACCTGTACGTGGTGTCGGCGGTCATCGCGACCGTCGGCGTCTGGCTGGTCAGCCCGCGCTTTCAGTCCTATGACCCGCCGGGCGACCTCGCCCGCGGCTTTTGGTCGGTGGTCGCCGGAGCGCTCTGGCCACTCATCTTGGTAGGCGCCGCTCAGGTCGTCGCCGTTCGCTACCTCGCGCGCCGTTCCACCCACGTCGAAGCGATGGATCTCGGTCCGTCAGTCGCTCTGCCGCACGCCAGCTTGCGTTCCTGACCGTCGCACACGCTCGACGCACGGCTGTTTGCGTGGAAATCTCGTCCCACCGGCCGAGTGTCGGCGACTATTGACTCCTAACGAAAAGGAGATCGTCGATGATGATGCGCCAAAGACTGGCTTCGGTGGGTTTTGCGGCCATCGCAATGACCGGCATCATGCTCTCGGCCGCAGCGACAGCCTCTGCTGACGACTCGGGGAGCGGCCTGTTGTGGCCGGACCCCAACGAGCCGTCCTACTGGGATGCCAACGAGAATCCCGGCAGCACGGGGCCGGCGCCGCTGCCCACCGACGATCTGTATTGGAAAGAAGGCCAGGACGCGGGCGGCACGGGCAATGCGCCGCAGCCGAGCGGTCCTGAGTACACCGATGAGGGTGAGAACGCCGGAGCTGTCTAGCCCGGGCCGATTACGACGACCAGACGAGTAGCGCGTCGCTGCGGGATAGCTCTGCCCGCGCGCGGCGTTCGACCAGGAGCGGCACGAACTCGCGAATCCGGCTGTCCTGGAAGCGTTTGTGGGCTTCGGCGACGGTCTGCGCTACATCGTCACGAGGTACCTCGGCATAGGCCGCGGCCAGGCGGTCCACGAGCTGCTCGATCAGCATAAGTTCACTTACGTTTCCCACTCTGACTACTTTGCTGGATCCCACAGGGCCCGTCAATTGGATGTTCGTCACGCCGGAATGCACCCCAAATCGAGGTCCGGGAATCGGGCGCGAACGGGCGGCGAGGGCGGGGCCGACGGGTGGGAATGGTGGCCCGGGCGAGAGTGAGTGCGCCCGAAGGGATTCGAACCCCTAACCTTCTGATCCGTAGTCAGATGCTCTATCCGTTGAGCTACGGGCGCCGTCTGTCTTCAATTGTTCGTGGCTGACGAATCAGCCGCGGCGGAGGCGAGAGGATTTGAACCTCCGGTCCCCTGTAAGGGGGACAACTCATTAGCAGTGAGTCCCATTCGGCCGCTCTGGCACGCCTCCTGAACTACCTGAGCGTACCGGAGCCTGACAGATGCCCCGAACCGCCGATGGATGAGAGTACACAGCGGTGACGGCTCGTGGCAAAGCAGCTTCCGGCCGGACCCTAGACTTGACCGAGTGACCGCCCGTCTGCGCCCTGAACTGGCCGATCTACCGGCCTACGCCCCGGGTAAGACGGTCCAGGGTGCGATCAAGCTGGCCAGCAATGAAACGGTGCACGGCCCGCTGCCCGGTGTGCGCGCAGCCATCGCCGCCTCGGCCGAGACCATCAACCGCTATCCCGACAACGGCTACGTGGAGCTCAAAGGGCACCTGGCCAAGCATTTGGACAAAGACGGGCCTTTCGCCCCGGAGAACATCGCGGTCGGCTGCGGGTCGGTCAGCCTGTGCCAGCAGCTCATCCAGATCACCTCATCGGTCGGTGACGAGGTGGTGTTCGGCTGGCGCAGCTTCGAGATCTACCCGCTGCAGGTACGGGTGGCCGGCGCCACCGCGGTCCAGGTGCCGCTGCGCGACTACACCTTCGACCTCGACGCGATGCTGGCCGCGATCACCGACCGGACCCGCCTGATCTTCATCTGCAATCCGAACAACCCGACCTCGACCGTCGTGGACCCTGAGGACCTGGCCCGGTTCGTCGCCGCGGTGCCGTCGGACATCCTCATCGCCATCGACGAGGCCTATGTCGAATACATCCGCGACGGCATGCTTCCCGACAGCCTGGGCCTGATTCGGAGCCACCCCAATGTCGTTGTGTTACGCACTTTTTCGAAGGCGTACGGCCTGGCCGGACTGCGTGTCGGCTACGCCGTCGGGGACCCCGACGTGATCACCGCGCTGGGCAAGGTCTACGTGCCCTTCAGCGCGACCACGGTCTCGCAGGCCGCCGCGATCGCCTCGCTGAGCGCCGCCGACGAACTGCTGGCGCGCACCGACACCGTCGTCGCCGAACGCCGCCGGGTCTGCGCCGCGCTCACCGCACTGGGTTACACGTTCCCGCCGTCACAGGCGAACTTCGTGTGGCTGCCGATGACGCCTGAGCAGACACCCGACTTCGTCGAGCAGGCCGCGGACGCCCGCGTGCTGGTGCGTCCGTACGGCACCGACGGTGTCCGGGTGACGATCGGCGCGGCCGAGGAGAACGACGCGTTCCTGGCGTTCGCCGGGAAGTGGATCGCTACCCGCTGACGGGCGTCCTGCCGGTGAAGGCCACCAGCCGGTCCAGTTTGGAGGCGTGCTCGGCGACATCGACAGGGTCGTCGAAGCCGGCTCGGACACGGCCCTCCGGGGTGATGATGCGGTGCGCCAGGCCCGAGACGTACTCGGTCAACGAATCCGGGGCATCGATCGGACGACCGATCGCCGACGCGTAGTCCCACGCGTGGATCAGGAATTCAATCGAGAGGATGCCGGCCATGAGCTGCGCGGGCGCCTCGTTCTCGCCGAACGGAACCGTGCCGTCCAGCCCGCGGCGTCGCCAGGCGTCGACTGCAGGCCGGGCAGCGGCGATCACCTGGCGCTCGACGGAGTCATCGGGGTTGCGCTCCGGGATCTGCGCGCCGGCCGCACCCCCGAGCAGCGTGATCGAATTGAGTAGGTGATCGGTGAGCCCGGCGACGTCGAACTCGCGGCACGGCGTCTGCTTTTTTAAATCATCGGAAGCAATACCGTGCATCGCTTGTTGGAGAACCTGTAGCGATGCTTCGGCACTGGCCAGTTCGTCGGTGGGCGGAGCTTCCGGTCCTGAGGTCAGTTCGTCAGCCATGCCCCAACC includes:
- a CDS encoding SDR family NAD(P)-dependent oxidoreductase: MSILDNFRLDDKVVIVTGASSGLGVSFAKAFAEAGAHLVLGARRVEQMAGTAALVEEAGRKVYTRKTDVVDPDQCQQLVESSMKEFGRVDILVNNAGVGTAVPATRETPEQFRKVVDVNLNGSYWMAQACGRVMQAGSSIINISSILGITTGGLPQAAYSASKAAVIGLTRDLAQQWGPRKGIRVNALAPGFFQSEMTDEYQPGYLETQLPRVMLGRMGDPAELAATAVWLASPAGGYVTGQTIVVDGGLTIT
- a CDS encoding TIGR03086 family metal-binding protein, encoding MADELTSGPEAPPTDELASAEASLQVLQQAMHGIASDDLKKQTPCREFDVAGLTDHLLNSITLLGGAAGAQIPERNPDDSVERQVIAAARPAVDAWRRRGLDGTVPFGENEAPAQLMAGILSIEFLIHAWDYASAIGRPIDAPDSLTEYVSGLAHRIITPEGRVRAGFDDPVDVAEHASKLDRLVAFTGRTPVSG
- a CDS encoding three-helix bundle dimerization domain-containing protein, which translates into the protein MLIEQLVDRLAAAYAEVPRDDVAQTVAEAHKRFQDSRIREFVPLLVERRARAELSRSDALLVWSS
- the hisC gene encoding histidinol-phosphate transaminase encodes the protein MTARLRPELADLPAYAPGKTVQGAIKLASNETVHGPLPGVRAAIAASAETINRYPDNGYVELKGHLAKHLDKDGPFAPENIAVGCGSVSLCQQLIQITSSVGDEVVFGWRSFEIYPLQVRVAGATAVQVPLRDYTFDLDAMLAAITDRTRLIFICNPNNPTSTVVDPEDLARFVAAVPSDILIAIDEAYVEYIRDGMLPDSLGLIRSHPNVVVLRTFSKAYGLAGLRVGYAVGDPDVITALGKVYVPFSATTVSQAAAIASLSAADELLARTDTVVAERRRVCAALTALGYTFPPSQANFVWLPMTPEQTPDFVEQAADARVLVRPYGTDGVRVTIGAAEENDAFLAFAGKWIATR